TGTGGAACCCGTGTTACTGGGACCGGCTCCTGGCATGAAGCAGGGAGGGTGGCACCTGCTCAGTGGCTGAAGAGCTGCTCAGAGGCCTCGCTGGGGTCGAGAGCTGTTAAGCTCTCGTATATTTAACATTAAACGTTTGAACCTCAAGACCCAGGCATCTTAAGGTGTCACATCAGGAACAGATGGCGAGTGAGGCCAGTGGGCCCCCGCGCCTGTGGGAGGCCGTGCTGAGGGGCATCTGCAGGGCCCCGGCGGTGGGCGGCCTCCAGGCAGGCGTGTGCTGTGGCCCAGGGCCCGCCACGCTGTGCAGGGCGCCGTGGGAGACCTGCCTGCTCTCGGTGTCCCCGCTCCGCTGGGGTCTCGCGCAGGCGCCTCTCCAGGGCTTGAGGGCGCCTAGTGACCTGCCGGATTTCTCTTCTCACGTGGAGGCTCTGAAACCAAAAGGTCGCTCTTGGGGTTGGAGGGAGAGGAGACCAACAAAACACAACCACACAGAGCATGCTCTTCTCTGAAGTCACCCTGCAGTGCTGGGAGCTGATGCTGGGGGGCAGTGGTGATCTGGGGGTGCCCAGGTGGCAGGACAGTGCTGGTGGAAGGTGGCAGAAGGCCCAGCCTGGGAGGTGTGCCCTCTGTCCGGAAGGAGAGGGAGCCAGTGCAGCGTGTGAGTGGGAACTGGGGGGCTGCCCTGGAGCTGGGTCTCTGCCTTAGCACCGCTGACCCCGGGCGTCCTTCCTGCGCTGCAGGGTGCCGAGTGGCATCCCTGGGCTCCACAGCTAGGTGCCAGAAGCACCCCCAGCTGTGACGGCTGACGCCGGCTCCAGACCTTTCCCTGCGTCTGGAGTAGGGGTCGAGTCGCTCTGGGTGAGAGCCATCGGCGTGGAGGGTGGatccaagggggaggagggggtgtgtgtgtccaGGTGAAACTGGGGAGGTTGGGAGTTTGGTCGCTTTTTAAGAAAACAGACCATTAGAACCCACTTAGGGCCCAGTAACCGGTTTAGAGTCAAAGGCTCAGAACAGCGGAGCATCAGAGGAAGCACCATCCCTGGAGGGCCAGCATCCAGCCCTGTCCTGGTCCTCGTCAGAACGGCAGACTCGGGGCCAAGAGGGCCGCTGGGCTCCGTCGTGCACACACCGCACTGGCGGGATGCGGGTTCTGCCCCAGGGCTTGAGGCCGCCTTCCTGTCCAGCTCCCAGCTGACCCCGATTCGAGTGGGGACAGTCTGGCCTCTGCTGGGGACACAGCCCAGGTGGAAGTCAGCGCGGCGATGACGTAGGACCGCCATCCTCCCTgcctgcggggcggggggggaggaggggacactCACAGCTGCCTCCTTGCCTGCCTCCGCAGAACAGAACTACTGTGAGTCCCGGTACCACTTCCTGCACTCCAGCGACGGGGAGGGCTGTGCCAACATGCTGGTGGAGTACTCCACGGCCCGGGGCTTCCGCAGCGAGGTGGACATGTTCGTGGCCCAGGCTGTCCTCCAGTAGGTACCCGCTTGCTGTCCGGCCCTTGCGTCCGTGGCCTCCTGGGGTCCAGGGCTGGCCTCTGGTTGAGCCTCGCGTGAGGACAGGCCTGAAGTCACTCAGTGTCCCACACGCAGCTCACGTCCCCCAGTGTGACTCCTGCTGCTGACCTCCGGGCACCCCAGACGTGCCCCTCAGCTCCCCTAGGCCTACTGGTAACGTTTCCATTGGCGGTAGAAGTACTTTCTGTGCTTTAAATCAGCGTTTTGTTGCCGTTGAGTTTCTCTTTTCCCCGTCATCTATTGCGTTTGGGGGCGGTGGTTAGTGTCGTGCACCTGTTTGTTTAGGACACGTACACTTAGCAAATGTTCAGCCTCCTGGGATGTTACGTGCGCGTGCATCACAGCCTTTGTTCAAAGGCCGTTTGCCTTCCCAGGTGTTTTGTGCGTCCAGACACAGTGATGGGGGAGTTGCCCGCCCACTCCGCACCTCAGCTCTGTGTCTGCCCCTCTGTCCCCATTGGGCCGCCTCCTCTTTAGTTTTCTCTCgacaatttattttgaaaatactgaaacACAGCAGAGTCGCTAGAGGCGTGACCACCCCGTTGGGCTCACACAACCGAGAGCACACGTTGGGTGACCTGGGGCCTGACCTCCCTTCCCACTGGACCACGTGTTTGTCCCACCACGTGCCTGTTGATGAGATTACTCCCTCCCAGAAAAGCACTTGGATCTGGTGGCCGGGCCTTGGGATGGGGTGTGTCCCACGAGTTGGGGTGGACGGGGAGCTTCCGAGCTCTGACATGTCACCACTTGTTGCTGAATCTCTGTGACTTTGAAAACGAAGCCTGTTTAAAATCCAGAACTCACTGGCCCTGGCTTTGGCATGTGGTGCCAGTGTTTCCTCTGGCGTGAGCCCTTTCTCGTCCATCCCTCCGTCGAGGGCGTGCACCACAGTAAAGTCTGGCCGTGGACACGCCCTCCACGGGGCGGAAACAGGAGCCGGGGCAGCCTCTGGGCCACCGTGCTCTCGCGGGCAGGGGCAGACAGGTGTGGGACAGGTTCAGGGAGCCCTGCCGTCTCCTGGATCTGTTGACCTTGAACACGTTGCCTTCCCAAGTTAGTTGTCCCCGGCCGTAAACCTTGGGACTCCCTAGGGTGGCTGGTCCACACGAGGGGCCTGGCTGGTGCCCTCGGGGTGTTGCACGGGGGCACGGGCCACATGGGGCCCTCTGGGCAGGCACTTGTAGAAACCCGTTTCCTCCTCCTGCGGTCAGGTGCGCCCACTCACTGGGATGTTATTTCCAGgtttctctgtttaaaaaacaaaagcagcgcGTCAGTGGTGTTCACGACGTACACACGGAAACACCCGTCCATCGAGAGCGGCCCTCCCTTCGTGCAGCCCCTGCTCAACTTCCTCTGGTTTCTGCTGCTGGCCGTCGATGGGTGAGCGTGCCTGCGTGCGTGTAGAGGCGTGTGGGTGAGGCGTGCGCACGTGCTTGTGTGGAGGGGCGCACACGTGTGCGTGGAAGCACGCAGGGATGTGTGGGTGAGCGCGCGTCGGGGGGTGGAGTCGTGCGGTTTCTGTCCACGTCCTTGGTCTCGTGTGGGCATCGGCTATGCTGTGCTCTGTCCTGTTCCAGGGGGAAGCTGACGGTGTTCACGGTGCTGTGTGAACAGTACCAGCCATCCCTCCGGCGGGACCCCATGTACAACGAGGTGAGGGGCGGGGGTCAGccgctggagggggagggggagagacacTGTGCGCGGGGTCCGCGTGCAGCCTCGGGCTCAGCGCCCTCTGCAACCACGCCTGTGCCTCTTCCAGTACCTCGACAGGATAGGACAGCTCTTCTTCGGCGTGCCACCCAAGCAGACGTCTTCCTACGGAGGCTTGCTAGGTGAGGGGCTCGTGGGGCGGGGGGCTCATAGTGGGGGCTTGTGGGTGAGGCCCAGAGCGTGGTGTGCCGGCCGGGggagcagggcaggcaggggcctGGAGCGGGGCCTGGTGCCAGCAGGAGGGTTGCGGGCTCCTAGCTGTTTCCCTCTGCGTGTTCCCCAAGCAGAGCTCGTTCGGCCCCCCGATGAATAATTGTCCCCTGGGGTCCCTCTCCGTTGGCCACAGGATCGAAGCcagatttctttttgtggtaaaatacacattacATACAATTCCCCACCTTAACGGTGCTCAAGTACACGGGACAGTTGTGTGAACTACACGCGCGCTGCCGTGCAGTGGATCTCCGGACCTTTCCGTCTTCCCAAACTGAGACTCTGCCCCCATTACACACTGGCTCCCAGTGCCCACcccctactttctgtctctgtgaaccTCCAGggacctcacataagtggaatcacacagtgtccTCCTTTGCCGGCTTATGTCACTGTCAGGTTCAACCCTGTTGTAGCAGGTGCcaggatttccttcctctttaaggctgatTCATGTTCCATCGTGTGGATAAGACTGCATCTTCAGTGGACACCGGGGTTCTTCCACCTTTGGCTGCTGTGAATGTGGGTGTACAAATTACCTCCTTAAGGTCTTGCTTTCGGTGCTTCTGGGACACGCAGAAGCAGAGTTGCTGGGtctgtttaatgttttgaggaagcGCCACACTGATCCCGCAGCAGCTGCTCCCACAGCAGGGCACAGGGGTCCCAGTTCCTCCTCGTTCTTGCCAGCAGTTGCTGTTCTCTGGCCTTTTTGGCAGTTGGCATCTTATTAATGGGTCTGAGGTGGTGTCTCTGTTTGGATTGTcctgatttgcacttccctaggGACTAAGCACGTTGCGTATCTTTCGCGTGCTTATTGGCcgtttgtgtgtgtgcctgttcgtgtcatttgcttatttttgaatCATGTTGGTGGTTTTGCAGGTTCTCTACACTGGGTATTAATTCCCttccagatatatgatttgcaaatattttctcccattctgcgggttgccttctttatttttttttaaagaagactttatttttttaaagcagtacaGATTgacagcaaaattaagaggacGGTACAGAGATTTCGCATAAATACCCCTTCCCCGCCACAGGCGCGGCCTCCCCATTATCAGCGTCCCCCAGCAGATGGTACATTTATTACGGGTGAACCTGCATTGACgtgtcattatcacccaaagtccaacATATTGATACATAAATTAGGGTTCATTTTTGGTGTTTAccttctgtgggtttggacaaatgtgtgaTGACATGTGTCCGCCATTACCGTATTGTGCAGAGTCGTCGTGCCCTAAAAAATTCTCTGTGTTCCACCTGTTCATCCGTCCCTCCCTTGTTGCCTTTTTACTCCCTGgagtgtcttttgatgcacaaaatattttacttttcatgaagtctaatttgtctattttccttttgttgcttctGCCTTTGGTGTCATTTCCAAATCCAGTGTCACAAAGCTTTTGCTCTGtggtttcttctaagagttttattattttaggttTTCCATTTAGGTCCTTGATCCAATTTGAGGTGGTTTTTTTATGTGGTGTTTTACTTATAtaagggtccagcttcattctttggcatgtggatttccagttttcccagcaccagttgttgaatagactgtcctttccccatcaaGTGGGCACAgaacccttgtcaaaaatcatttgaccatatatgcgaGGGTTCATTTCTGGGTTCTGTATTCCATTGGTCGATATCTGTCTCTGTGCCAGGACCACACTCTTTTGATGACTActgctttgtagtaaattttgaaatgagaaagtgtgagacttccagctttgttctttgtcaagattgttttggctttttgagttccctgagattccatatgaattttaggatgggtttttctatttctgcaaaaaaatgttttggggatttgagatttcattgaatctgtagattgctctgggtagtatgacattttaacaatatgaagtCTTTTAGTCTAGGAACATGGGATGTTCGCGTTTATTCAGTCTAGGAACATGGGATGTTCGCGTTTATTCAGTCTAGGAACATGGGATGTTCGCGTTTATTCAGTCTAGGAACATGGGATGTTCGCGTTTATTtacgtctttaatttctttcaggaattttttatagttttgattGTACAatttttcacctctttggttaagctaattactaagtattttattctttttgatgctattgtaaatggaattgtttctgtaaataagttaTTTTGTAGACTCTTCAGAAGTGTTCACAACAAGTAAAGTCATATCACTTGCAAGCAGATCATTTCACTACTCTTTTTCAActtggaattcttttctttttcttgcctaattgctctggctagaacttcaggttcagttgacccttgaacagcgtggaggttaggggtgctgacccccTGCACGGTTGAAAATCGGCATATTAACTCAGTTGGCCCATCGTATCTGTGGAGTCAACCAACTGCGGACCAGGTAGTACTTCAGTATGTATGTAGAAAACAGTGCACAATAAGTGGGCCCACACAGtgcaaacccgtgttgttcaggGGTCACCTGTACCACGTTGAACACAAGTGGTGGGAGCGGCACTCccgccttgttcctgatctcagaggaagagCTTTGAGTCCGTCGCCGCCGAGCGAGATGTCTGCTGTGGGTTGTTCGTGTAAGCCTTTGATTACATCGTAACGCGAGATGGTTTCCTGTGTTCTTTCTGGGTGAGTGTTTTCGTGAAGGGGTGTGGAATCTGTCACGTGCTTTTTGTGCGTCGTTTGAGGTGATCGCTGGTTTTTCCTTCACTCTGTTGTGGGGCGTCACGTTGACTGATTTTCACATGTGGAGCCGTCTGTGCGTTCCAGGAGCagatcccacttggtcatggcgTCTGATTCTTTCACTGTGCTGCTGAATTGGGtctgctagtattgtgttgaggactTGTGCATCAGTGTTCATAAGGGGTAccggtctgtagttttcttttctcatagtgGCTTTTCTGGGTTTGGTAGTGGAAGGATGGGTGGCACCAATTCAGTAGCTTCCCCAGTGAAGCCGCGAGGTTCAGGGCTTTTCTTGTTGGGAGAGGTTACACAGTCTCCTTACTCATTAGAGTCTCTTCAGAGTATGTATTTCTTTGTGCTTCAGTCTTGGTAGGTGCTGGTGGCCAGATCGCTGACCCTACCTCTCAAGGCCAGGCCACCTCCCCGTGTCCTGCCCGTTCTTCTGATGCAGCCTTGGGGCTCCTGATCGGACTCCTGCCCTCCAGCAGGGTGGGGACCAGTGTAGTCCTGCACTTAAAAGTGGGTTTTGCTATCCTTAATGTTTTACTTTTGAATAGGTAAAGCTTGTCTTACAGagtccagatgtgcaggctcgtACCCAGCCTTGCCACTGTCCCATGGTGACTTGCAGGCCAGGCAGTGCTAGGTTTCCTTAGCTTCCTTCCAGGGGGGACTTGGCAGGCACGCAGACGGCCTGCAGTGGCAGGACCGCCAGGCTGGCCCCTCGGCGCCTGGTCTCGCTGCCCCGAGTTGCTGCTCCTGGCCCTGCCTCGTGGGGCTCTCCTGGGGGGAGGGTGGAATGAGCGTTTGTCGTTTTCGTGGCCATCGTCAAACTGTGCTCCGTGGAAAGGTCTTCCTGTCTCCCAGATTATTTGAAAAGCTGTTTCCCCTTAAGTACAAGTTGGACTTTTTACCTGTAAACTGGGTCTGTCTGGAGTTTTAGTGGAAGGTGTGGGGGGCCACTTCCCTTCTCCAGGCTCTCATTGTCACAGCCACTCGTCTCGGTGGCTGTGTCCTGTCCTGCCCACACCTTGGGCTTCTGCAGTGTCTGTCCGTCCACAGTCGTGGTGACATTTTAGCACGTTCAGTCTCGGGCTGCTGTGACTGTCAGCTACTGCGTTCCCGTCTGACTCCCTGCGTTTTCCTACAGAACTTCCAACCGTGTTGGCGCCAGGTGCGGTGACTGGGCCGAGTTCACTGCAGCCCGAGGAGGCTTTTACCCTGGGGGCACTGCTTGCCCTTTGTTTGTCGTTCCCCTTTGCGAGTCGGTTTAGCGcactttttaaactttgcttttcTATTGACATGATAGTTCTTTGGATAAAAATTAGGTAAAAAGGAAAAGTGTCCATCTTGACAAGGCCCACAGCAGTTAACGTTGTTATGTGTCGCCTTCGGAACTGTAACATCTGACTGACTTCTGTGTCACTTGGGAGTTAACGTGTGAGCGAGTTACCTGCCGATCGGCCACCCGTGATACTCCCAGGCCCGTCCTGGCAGCTGTGCAGCGTCCCCTCGACAGGCACCTGGGTCTTCTCCCCTCGCGGCCCCAGCAGGATCCCTGCGTCTCCGGGCACGGCAGACGCATTTCTGTGGAGAGACCCCCGGAGGGGGCTCCGGGGTTGGGCTGCTGTTGTCTTGCCAGGCCCCGGTCACAGCGCCGTGGGAGGAGTCGGCGTCCGGGGGGTCGGGCAGCGGGCGAGGTGCGGCCGTGGCCCTGACAGCGCCGTGCACCTCCTTCCAGGGAACCTTCTGAGCAGCCTCATGGGCTCCTCGGAGCAGGAGGGCGAGGACAGTCAGGACGACAGCAGCCCCATTGAGCTCGACTGACGCCCGCGGACCTGCACGGACTCGGCCTGGACTGCGGCGGGTGCGGCTCCCGATGCGGGTCCAGACCTGGGCCCCCCGGGCTCCGGCCGAGGCCGAGGGGCCGCACGTCGGGTGTTCTGGGGCTGCCGGGGCCGTGCTGGCCAGGCCGCCGTGTACCCTAAGATGACCCCAATAAAGCACAGGCCCTGCCGCGCCTCCTCTCCCGGCCCTTGTGTCTGGTTTGCTTGGGGAGGGCTCGGTCTTGCACAGGAGGGCCCTGTGGCACGCAGCAGGGGTGCCATGCCCtcaggtggggcgggggtggcctGGCACGTGTCCTGGGGAGCGCCTGGGCGGCTGCTCCACGTTACACCCCAGGAGCCGCAGCCGAGCGCCCAGCCGTTCGGAAAGGCGTCTCGTCTGGGAGGCTGCAGGACCGTCCACCGTCGTGGGGCAGTATTTATTGTCTCCAGGTGATTGATTCCTTTGACCTGATGGTTTAGGTTTTAACCAAATGATCGGCCCAGGAGCGAGCAGATCTGTCCCTTCTCACTGATTGTGTCAGATGCCCCGGGATAGTTACAAAATGggaaacacttttattttttcacaattaaTTATAAGAGTCGTAGATTAATACCCAGTGATCATGCATGGGAAGGAACGGAATACACAATTTTATTTACtgtaaaaatggaatttaaaggaagGTTGGTGTTCGTGTTGAGTTTAAATAAATCCTTTGTACTGGGCTTGGCAGCACTGGTCCTTTCTGAGTGAGCTCCTGGGGCTGGTCGTGGGCTGGGCCACGGGGCTGGGGCTGTGAGCAGTGGCCAGGGAGCCCCCCGTGCGGGGCACGGGCACCGTGACCGGTGTTTTCCAGTTCTGTCTGGAGTGTGTCCTTGGTGGGCGGCAGCAAGTAGCCAGTGTTGTTGAGAGTGTCGCGATTTTAGACGTAAATATACAGTGTTTTATTTCAGTCATCTGCGGAAGCCCAATCTGTGGACAGGTGAGGCCTCACAGGCTCTGCAAGCAGCCTGTGGGGCTGGGGGCGCCCTGTGGTGTCAGCGCTGTGGTTGGGACACGTCGTGCTGTTGTCGCAGGCGGCCGCCTGTGTCTGAGACTCCCCCACCTCTGTGCAGGGGCTGCCCAAGCCTGCGCCAGCCTCGGGCCTGAGGAACAGGGCGGGGGCCCTGCCAGCAGGAGGGGCGGGCCTGGTGTGGACCATACGGGTCCTGCCTCATCGGAGAAATTCTTGCCACCGGTCGTGCAGCTGTTCAGGGTGCTTTGTCGTCTCTCTCTGGACTTTTCTGGGTAGCGCGTGTGGGTGTGCACGCGCTCAGACAAGCGCACAGGCCTCACTGGTGCTGAGCCGGCGCCCGAGCTCCCAGGGCCCGAGGCTGAGTCCACGGGGGCACGTGGGTGGGCGGCCCTGCATGGCCACGAAGGTTTCGGGGAGCCCGGGCTTTCGCTTCTGCCTCATCTGGAAGACAGTGGACCTGGGTTCTCGGGGAAAGGGTGACCCCGCAGCCTCGCCTGGGCTAGGAGGCACTGCCTGGGGCAGGAAGGGTTTAGGGGAGAAAGGGGCCATGGCCCTGGGTGGCCCTGCAGCTGTTCTCACCCCCAGCCATCTTGGGGACCCCTGACCTGGCAGCCTTAGCTGGGCCCCCACTGCCAGGGGAGGGGGGCCTTGTGCTCCCCCTTTTACCCCGCAGTCCCTGCTCAGAATCCAGGTGCACGATGGGTCTGAGCTGTGGGCGCTCGCTCAGATGAGAGGGGAGATGATGATGGGGGCTCGGAGGAAGGGTGCCCTCCCTCGTCCTCTGGGTGTCGCCCACAGCCGGGCCGAGGCCCTTGGGTGCCCCTCTCCTGGGGGCGTCCCTTCCCTGGCAGGTCCTCCTGGGGGCCCAGAGCCCCCACTTTATTCCAAGATGTGACATGGAGGGGGGACACCCTGGCTCAGGGCCCCTCTCCTGGTCCCAACAGCTGGACCAGGGCTCCCCTGGGAGCACATCTCAGCCACACCCACACAGGATGCCGCCCAGGTAACCCAGCAGGTGAGATTTCCTGGCCTGGGGAGGTGGGACCCCCTATGCACGTCCTGCCCCCAAGTTCTCTACCACACAGggttccttccctccctcacctcctcccccaggtATGTTCTCATAGAtgtcccccatccccccagggcACCCAGGGAGAGGCACGCTGGGGTCCGGGCAGCGGCGCGGACGCGGGCCTCCATCCTCCAAGGGTTCGAAGACCGTGAGGGCAGGCGGAGGGCGGGTCATGTCAGCGCGGAGTCCGGAGCCAGTGTGGGAAGTGCCCCAGCTGCGGGCAGGGGTGGGTGCAGCCAGCCCTGTGGCCCAGGCCCGGGGGGCTCCAGCCGTCGGGGCTTCTGACCCCCGGGACCCCCCGCAGACATGCGGGTCGGCTTGCTGAGGGAGCCAGGGCCCTGTCTGCCACTCCAGCCCCTGGGACCCCACAGCTGAcagcaggtgttcaataagtacttgctgggggagggtggggggagtgaggggACACGGCGGGGTGGGCGGCATGCAGGCGGGCCCTCTGTCCCCGCAGCCCAGCCTCCTGGTCAGGGGTGGGGTCCCGTGGAGGTGGGTGGCGGCAGCTGGGGGGGGCCTCAGAGGAGGCGGTCTGGCGGGCGTGGAGGCGAGTGGGGGACCGTGGGCGTCACACCGGGGGCAGCGGCACGGCGGGGTCGGGCCGGGCCGGCTCCCAGTGGCGTTCCAGAGAAACGGGTCCTAGCCGCTCGCGCTCAGGCCCCACCTGAGCATGTCGGGGGCTGCCGAGTCCCTCCTTCCGCCGGCCACCGCCGCCTCGCCTGCCACGTCTGGCGAGTCCGGAGCCCTCAGGCCTCCAGGACCGTCTCGTGCTAGGGTTTGTGCTTGAAGTGGGCTTCCACTGGAAAAGGGACAGGGTGCCAACCGGTCAGGGCCGCTCGGGGCCATGGGACTGGGGCCCCAGGCCGCCCCGCCCACCTCACCTGCGTACTCCTGGGGCAGCATGGGCCTGTCCACCACCTTCCGGAAGGCCTCCATCCACGCCCGCTGCTCCGACTCCGTTTCGCAGGCTAGTAGGAACCGGCGCTCTGGCGTGACGATGGTGATGCCGTGCGGCCAGTGGTGGCCCTGGGTGGACGGCGGGAGCCCATCCAGCACTGTGTAGCCGCTCTCCCTGCTGCCGATGAAGACCTCCCCACGGGCGAAGGCGTCCTGGGTGGGGGGACCGGGCTGAGCGCTGCTCAGAGCCACGTGCGGCCCCCAGGCCCGGCCCCTCCTTGCCAACTGGGCCTGCCACCTCCAGCTCACCCAGCAAATGCTGGTCGGCGCCTCCCAGGCAGGCGGGTGACCCAGGAGGGTGCATCCACGCCACGGGGGCCCTGGGGCCGCGGCCCATCCTTACCAGGGGGTCCTTGAAGTACATGAGCCTCCGGTCGTCCATGGTGAACCAGCGCTTGCGGAAGCCTTCCGTCTGCTGGGGGTCGAGGGAGCCACTGGTCGGCCCGAGGCAGGCCCTGCCCCTACTGCCTGTCCCCCCTCCCTCAGGGCAGGGCCGCCGGCACATCCACTCCCCTTCTGCACATGCTCGCGGGGCCTCATCTGGGCTGTGGGACCACCTGGGTCCTGGGATCCGAGTCCCCTGTGTCTGCCCCCATCCCCCACATGGCAGGGACCTGGGGGTGCACAGGGACATGTTGGGGGGTGGGgccagggcaggaggcagggctcgGAGCTGGCTGGGGCTGGACCCAGAGCCCCAAGTCAGTGGAGCCCGCGCTCTCGCAAAGCactgggagtggggggggggggggcgcaagTCTCACTGGCTGGCACTGCTGacacgcccccgcccccgcccccggatATGACCTCAGAGTGAGGCCTGGGCATCTGGGGTTCAGGTCAGACCCACCTTGGGCCCCGTCTTCTCCATGTAGCCTTCCTGAAGGTAGTTCCTGGACAGCTTCGGCACCAGCTAGGGCAGAACCACttgggctgggccctgggagcccctccccagctgccccctcccctcccgcccttctcccccctccccctgccagcaAAGCTAAAACACCCCGGAATAAAGCAGGTGTGCAGGAGCCTCAGGCCAGTCAGCGGTGGGGGTctcgggggtggggaaggggcccACGTGGCCCCTGGGTCGGCTCCCAATCCCCTGTCCCAGCCTGGGGCGCACGTCCCCCGACCCGGGTCAAACGTAGCAGCGGCAGCCACTCACGTCCGCGTCGCTGGCGCCCGGGAAGGCCACCTGCAGGTAGTGGAAGCGGGCAGCACGGAGCGCGTTGAACCAGTCCACCATCTCCTGGGGGTCAGAGGCTGGGTGTGGGCTGCGGCCTCAAGGCTcctgcacacacaccccatccCTCAGCGCCCGGGCCTGCTCGGGGGACACCCCCGG
This region of Phocoena phocoena chromosome 15, mPhoPho1.1, whole genome shotgun sequence genomic DNA includes:
- the GET4 gene encoding Golgi to ER traffic protein 4 homolog, with amino-acid sequence MAAAAMAEQESARNGARNRGGVQRVEGKLRASVEKGDYYEAHQMYRTLFFRYMAQSKHAEARELMCSGALLFFSHGQQNSAADLSMLVLESLEKAEVEVVEELLESLAKLFSLMDPNSPERVAFVSRALKWSSGGSGKLGHPRLHQLLARTLWKEQNYCESRYHFLHSSDGEGCANMLVEYSTARGFRSEVDMFVAQAVLQFLCLKNKSSASVVFTTYTRKHPSIESGPPFVQPLLNFLWFLLLAVDGGKLTVFTVLCEQYQPSLRRDPMYNEYLDRIGQLFFGVPPKQTSSYGGLLGNLLSSLMGSSEQEGEDSQDDSSPIELD